Proteins from a genomic interval of Heteronotia binoei isolate CCM8104 ecotype False Entrance Well chromosome 5, APGP_CSIRO_Hbin_v1, whole genome shotgun sequence:
- the CCDC71 gene encoding coiled-coil domain-containing protein 71 — translation MNVAADNVEEKAVHSWSRISSAGQKALEEALRVFNPMSKDLSDTETQLVAFLQGLKEEGYQPTILRSKDVYGYSSCTASTPSQMKGSPQDSSKIAASLLDSVKAPARSTVTVAKLSAPLAGITVSSPKDPSTPLSKNSNATNLLLNSLKRTRSHTSEASTVGFPANMYPGVYPAMRLSVVLEALVPLKATASCLESRCKQGHLGVSPSDLKLLKAASASRQPPAVKTTKMSPGQLDPKGYRHIKKVPDPATLTVTLLKRSKGRVLQESNACKASGILNGRISGSTSQSCSAGSSRTKEPPVGKTERRAGGSQQETVGQKRKKAEDGKELPHRKKPNSIPSSSKPELASNTLNLLKFRAIKVDSSSDDELRKRAQKILRVNLSPVIRIQPLPSSHSVP, via the coding sequence ATGAATGTTGCAGCGGACAATGTGGAAGAAAAAGCCGTCCATTCCTGGTCAAGGATCTCTTCTGCAGGACAGAAAGCATTGGAAGAAGCTCTCCGAGTATTCAACCCCATGTCCAAGGACCTTTCCGATACAGAGACCCAGCTGGTAGCctttcttcagggtctcaaggaGGAAGGCTACCAGCCCACGATTCTGAGGAGCAAAGATGTGTATGGATACAGCTCATGCACAGCCAGCACACCCAGCCAGATGAAAGGCAGCCCTCAAGACTCTTCAAAAATAGCTGCCTCTCTTTTGGACTCTGTTAAGGCTCCAGCCCGAAGCACAGTAACAGTGGCAAAACTATCTGCCCCCCTAGCCGGTATTACAGTAAGTTCTCCTAAAGATCCTTCCACACCACTGTCCAAGAACAGCAATGCCACAAACCTCCTGTTGAATTCGTTGAAACGGACACGTTCACACACATCAGAAGCCTCAACAGTGGGCTTCCCTGCTAACATGTACCCTGGTGTCTATCCAGCCATGAGGCTGTCTGTGGTGCTAGAAGCCTTGGTGCCCCTGAAAGCCACAGCATCCTGCCTGGAATCCAGATGCAAGCAAGGGCATCTTGGGGTCTCTCCCTCAGACCTTAAACTCCTTAAGGCAGCTAGTGCATCCAGGCAACCTCCAGCAGTCAAGACCACAAAAATGTCACCAGGCCAGCTGGACCCCAAAGGGTATAGGCACATAAAGAAAGTGCCAGATCCTGCCACCTTGACTGTCACCCTTTTGAAAAGATCAAAGGGTAGGGTACTGCAGGAAAGCAACGCTTGTAAAGCCTCTGGGATCTTGAATGGCAGGATTTCTGGAAGCACCTCCCAGAGCTGCAGCGCGGGGTCCTCCAGAACTAAAGAGCCACCGGTGGGCAAAACGGAACGGAGAGCAGGTGGCAGTCAACAGGAGACTGTCGGGCAGAAAAGGAAAAAAGCTGAGGATGGGAAAGAGCTGCCACACAGAAAGAAACCCAATTCCATTCCATCCTCCAGTAAACCAGAACTGGCTTCGAACACACTGAACCTGCTGAAATTCCGGGCCATCAAGGTGGACAGCTCTTCAGATGACGAATTGAGGAAGAGGGCACAGAAGATCCTGAGGGTCAATCTGTCCCCCGTTATCAGAATCCAGCCTTTGCCTAGCTCTCACAGTGTCCCCTGA